The Myxococcus virescens genomic sequence CCTCGTCCCGCTCTCCGAGGAGAAGGCGCGCACCTTCTCCAACCTTCCCGAGACGCAGGTCCGCAACAAGGAAGGCCTGGAGCTGCTGGCCAACGGCAACATCATCCTCAACGGCCGCGCCCTGCTGGGCTCGGACGTGGACATCCGCCAGGGCCACCTGCGCCTGCCCGACGGCAAGGTGTACCAACTGGTCCCCGGTGAGTCGCAGCGCTTCAAGGCCTACCGCGTGCAGCACAACCAGGCGCGCGGCCCCTACAAGGGCGGCCTGCGCTACCACCGCGAGGTGTCCCTGGACCTCTTCAAGGCCCTGGCCGCGGAGATGACCTGGAAGACGGCCATCGCCGAGGTTCCGTTCGGCGGCGGCAAGGGCGGCATCCAGATCGACCCGCGCGAGTACGGCCGCGAGGAGATCGAGGCCATCACCCTGCGCTTCATGTACCGGCTCAAGAGCATGATTGGCCCGGACATCGACATCCCGGCGCCGGACGTGGGCACCAACCCCGGCATCATGGCCCTGCTCTACCGCCAGTACTCGGACGGTGAGCGCGAGCGCCACAACCTGCGCGGCATCGTCACCGGCAAGGACGTGCGCATCGGCGGCTCCGAGGGCCGCCACAAGGCCACCGGCCAGGGCGTCGCCTTCTGCATCGAGGACTACTACGCCGACCGCGGCGAGTCCGTGAAGGGCAAGACGTTCATCATCCAGGGCTTCGGCAACGTGGGCAGCCACGCCGCCAACATCCTGTCGCAGATGGGCGCCCGCCTGCTCGCGGTGAACGACGCCGACGGCACCATCTTCAATGGTGACGGCATCGACGTGACCGCGCTCTCCGCGTACGTGCAGGACCCCAAGAACCTCAAGCGCAGCGTGCTCGGCTTCCCGGGCGCCCAGCGCATCGAGAAGAAGGACCTCTGGGACGTCCAGGCGGACATCCTGGTCCCCGCGGCCCTGGGCGGCGAAATCACCGCCGAGGTGGCCGAGCGCCTGCGCGTCAAGCTGGTGGCCGAGGGCGCCAACGGCCCCACCACCCCGGAGGCCGACCGCATCCTGGAGAAGCGCGGCATCGAGCTCATCCCGGACATCATCGCCAACGCCGGCGGTGTGACGGTGAGCTACTACGAGTGGATCCAGAACAAGCGCATGGAGCGCTGGAGCGAGGCCGAGGTCGACCAGCGGCTCGAGCGCGCCATGAAGCGCAACTACCGCATCATCCGCGACATCTCGCGCAACCAGCCGCGCAAGACGGAGATGCACGACAGCCGCCAGTACTGCATCGGTGAGACGGTGGACACCCGCTGCGCCGCCATGATTCTGGCGCTCAAGCGCATCGAGGCCCACTACCTCCTCGAGGGCTTCTCGCAGTAGTCGAAGCCGCGGGCACCCGCCCACGGCTGGAAACACGAAGGGCACGGTCCTCCATCTGGAAGGCCGTGCCCTTTCGTTTTCGCCGGGCCCCGAGGTTGGCTTGGGCGGCCCCCGCTGCTGTTCCGGGAAGCGCCAGGCCGCGAAGCCCCTCACGGGCCCCGGACGGATGTCAGTGCATCACCCGCTCGCGGTCCACCAGCAGGAGGGGCGCGTCGTCCTGCGTCTCATAGGCCACGATGCGCAGCCCCACGCCGCGGCTGCTGCCCTCGCGCCCGTCCTTGCGCCCGAAGGCCAGGGCCACCTGGTAGCGGACCTCGCACAGGCACGTCATCTCCGTCCCGTCCTCGCCGGCGAACGTCACCTTCAGCTTCTCGCCCAGGCCCACCTGGTCCCGGACCTCCACGAACATGCCCCGCGCGCTGATGTTGCGGCCCACCCCCCGAAGCATCCCATCCTGGGTGGTGAGGTAGACGGTGAAGACCTTGTCGAAACGGAGGTGGGAACGGCGCTCGTGAGGACGCTCAAACATGGGGGTAGCTCCCGGAACAGGTGGTGACAGGCGCAACCTACACGGTAGCCACATGTAGGCAAGTTCTTCACCTACATCCACCCCTGCACACCCATGTAACGAGTGCCGGACACTTTCCGAAATGGCACGATTCCGGGCTGACCCCCTGTTCCCCGGAGACCTCGCCCGTGAATCGCATCCTCCTCGCCGCCGCCCTCTTCCTCGCGCCCGCGCTCGCCCTGGCAGACGCGGACCCTCGCTTCGCCAAGCTGCGAGACGAAGCCGAGCCGCTGGGCGGGCTGGGGACCTTCCTGGAAAAGTTCGTGGGCGCGTGCGACGGCCCCTTCGTGGACTCGCAGTGCAAGGCCAACGCGGAGGCGTTCCGGAAGAAGTACCAGGGCAAGCGGCTGTACATGATCGTCACCGAGGACGACGCCACCATGCTCACCCCGGGGCCCTATTCGCTGGGCACGGGCGAGTACAGCATCAACATCACCCCGTTCTTCCCCGGCGGCAGCTCGGCGCTCACGCACGGGGCGCCCAAGAAGACGGACGGCAACGGAAACCCCATCCTCCCCTACCTCACCGTCACCGGTGACATGCCGGCGGGGTGGAACCTGCAGATGTTCAACCGCCTCTTCTCCACGCGCTCGGTGCGGGCACAGATTGTCTTCACCCCGCAGAGCGTGTGGACCCTGCCCAAGAAGGGCGGCGGGAAGAGCCACGGCGTGACGGCGCGCATCGAAGCCATCTTCATCACCGAGGGTCGCAGCGGCCAGGCCATGGGCCTGTGGCTCCACGGCAAGGACGCCAAGAAGCGCTAGGCGGGCGTCACCTCACCGGGCGATGGCGATGTACTGGAGCGCCTCGCCCCGCTTCACCCGCAGGAGGATGCTGACCCCGGCGCTCCCCTTCCCCAGCGCCGCGCGCACCCCGGCCACGTCCTTCACCCGGCGGCGGTTCACTTCCGTCACGACGTCTCCCGCCCGCAGGCCGGCCGAGTCCGCCGGGCTGCGCGGCGTGACACCCGACACCAGCACGCCGGACCAAGCCGTCTCCCCCAGGGGCGCGGCCACCTCCGGCGTGAGGTCGCGGATCACCAGCCCCATCTCCTCCTCGCTGGCCGTCCGCTGGATGAGCCCCTCGGTGGCCTCCTGCGCGGGGCGCGCCACCAGCCGCACCGTCACGTCCTGCGTCTCGGTGCCCCGCGTCAGCGACAGGCGCGCCTCGGTGCCCGGCGCCAGCAGCGCCACCTTGCGCAACAGCTGCAGGTAGGAGCCGATGGGCCGCCCGTTCACCGCCACCAGCCGGTCTCCGGGGCGGATGCCCACGGCCGCGGCGGGGCTGCCCTTGTAGACGTCCTTCACCAGCGGGGCCTGGCGCTCACCGCCCCCATGGCTCCCGTCATCATTGATGACGACGCCCAGCCACCCACGCTCCAGCTTGCCGTTCTCCCGGAGGTTGGGCAGCAGCTCCTTCACC encodes the following:
- a CDS encoding Glu/Leu/Phe/Val family dehydrogenase, with protein sequence MASEENFMRAPAPTPKRTVYTEAMEIFHRAADLIALDKRVRLELEEPDYEHIFYVTAKLKDRLVPLSEEKARTFSNLPETQVRNKEGLELLANGNIILNGRALLGSDVDIRQGHLRLPDGKVYQLVPGESQRFKAYRVQHNQARGPYKGGLRYHREVSLDLFKALAAEMTWKTAIAEVPFGGGKGGIQIDPREYGREEIEAITLRFMYRLKSMIGPDIDIPAPDVGTNPGIMALLYRQYSDGERERHNLRGIVTGKDVRIGGSEGRHKATGQGVAFCIEDYYADRGESVKGKTFIIQGFGNVGSHAANILSQMGARLLAVNDADGTIFNGDGIDVTALSAYVQDPKNLKRSVLGFPGAQRIEKKDLWDVQADILVPAALGGEITAEVAERLRVKLVAEGANGPTTPEADRILEKRGIELIPDIIANAGGVTVSYYEWIQNKRMERWSEAEVDQRLERAMKRNYRIIRDISRNQPRKTEMHDSRQYCIGETVDTRCAAMILALKRIEAHYLLEGFSQ
- a CDS encoding PilZ domain-containing protein, with protein sequence MFERPHERRSHLRFDKVFTVYLTTQDGMLRGVGRNISARGMFVEVRDQVGLGEKLKVTFAGEDGTEMTCLCEVRYQVALAFGRKDGREGSSRGVGLRIVAYETQDDAPLLLVDRERVMH
- a CDS encoding DUF6066 family protein, encoding MNRILLAAALFLAPALALADADPRFAKLRDEAEPLGGLGTFLEKFVGACDGPFVDSQCKANAEAFRKKYQGKRLYMIVTEDDATMLTPGPYSLGTGEYSINITPFFPGGSSALTHGAPKKTDGNGNPILPYLTVTGDMPAGWNLQMFNRLFSTRSVRAQIVFTPQSVWTLPKKGGGKSHGVTARIEAIFITEGRSGQAMGLWLHGKDAKKR